The DNA sequence AATACATGGTGATGAGTATAGCTTTGGAATTCTGCTTTTGGAAATGATCAGCGGAAAACGACCAACTGATGAGTTATTTGGGGGAAATTTTACTCTCCACAGCTACATAAAATCTGCCTTGCCAGAGCGAGTGTTGGACGTTGCAGACAAATCAATTTTTCACAATGGTCTAAGAGTTGGTTTTCCTATTGCTGAGTGCTTAACAATGGTTTTGGAGGTGGGACTTAGGTGTTGTGAAGAATCTCCGGCAAACCGACTAGAAACAAGTGAAGCTAGAAAGAAGTTAATCTCAATCCGAGAAAGGTTCTTTAAAGCCAGAAGAACAGCTAGACGTTGAAGTGTTTATGATTTCCTCCCCGGATTTTAAAACCTACTTAAAAACTTATTTCTAATGCCTCTAAAATATCATTTCATAATGTGTGGTTTTTCTCCTTTGTGTACTCACATGGTTGCAGAATATTGTTAACGACTGCTTATTATTTGCAGATAAAAGATGAATGTTGTGTTACTAGCTTTACAACTAAGTTTCTTATTGTCCTAGTGGTTGAATGGCATCGGATGATATAGCTCTACCACGACATTTTCTATATCTTGGCTAGAAATTTCCATTAAACTTGCTATGGATGACTGTAGTAGACAATGGGAACTGTATCAGCCGCATCTCTTATGTGGAAAACTCGATGTGTCAAGgaatcaagatatatttttactCTTGTACAGTTTTATTATTTCtagtattataaatattttatttgttattttattttattatttcagtttaaaaattttagaatcaaggaAAGTGAAAATGATGATtactttaaactatttataatgcatatactaatttaaattaataatatatataccaaaatctaattaattataatgtttatgtaacacattatattttatataataaacgTGAGTATCATTagtttgaataatatatttatatgaaaaaattatttatatgaaaatcgcagatattaattaatatcATAGAAAAAGTCAATATCAAATTAACAGTCGAAATAGTATTTAGTTGAAAATTAGTATCGTTTGGATGTCTGAGTCAATTATATCAAACTTGATCGATGTTTTAAAAGTTCAAACACCAGTCTGCctacttttttgtttgtttctcacGTTGATGTTTTATTTCCATTCAAAGTAGCATCCTTTGAAAAATCATGAGCGAAGTAGATTTTGATTACTCAACCTTTGAAAGTGGTTTTCAAAACAAttgttataagaaaattttaccTGTACTCGAATGAAAAAGCAAAAATCTTAGGTAAATAATAACGGGTTGCCAACTAACTAGTTTTGGaatcaaaattaagaaaataacttTGATTCGATGTTACTAATCTAATAACATTTCACACACTTTTTATCCAAATATTCGCTTGCTGTTTCTTAGTACCGGTGATAGAGAAAGCAAGAGATGACATCGACGAGTGTAAATGTGGCCAGCAGAAATTGTAGTTGAAGATGGTCCAATAccaatatataaataactatGATGCCCGGCGTAAATACCGATTGAATCTTGTTTTATGTATATTGGATGTCATCTGTTCGAGTCACCGTTTTTTTTTCTACGCGAATGGCACGTTGTTTGACATCACAAGCCCATCCATATGCAATGCATTTCAAAGAGAAGACCTGTTAACTGCCGAGCGAATATTAATGGGCCCAACTTTAGAGGAATGTTCTCGCAAGTCGCaactatacaatatataatacaACCCCCGACGAGTAAGTTTCCTgagatatatcatatatgttaaCGTGAGAGGCTTACCAAAGCTAATCTTCACTTGTATTCCTGCAACGAAAGCTCCAAAGAGCTTATCGAAAACGACGTTGATATATCCAAACAATGAGGTTTGGAAGAGGGCAAAAATGCCGAGGACCTAGATTTGGCTAAACAGGCTATTAGACGAGTAACATCAGTTCTAAAACTGATGAGGCTTCCGGAGAAACTATGTGAATATCAAAAGCAACAGGAACAAACTGCTCGGTGAGGACGGTGAGACAGTTGAGGCTAATAGGACAACATATCATAAAAGCTTCATGAAATTTCCTTGGTCAAAAAGAGTTGAGTCAAGAACTCCGGTTCTAGAGAACTTGTCGGGCATGACATAAAATGCCATTTTCCATAGACAGAAGTATTCATCGTGACAGTTCGAAGCTCAGTGCACATGAAACGCAGCTATGGAGAAGGATGATTCTCAAGGACACCCCATTAGGAGGACGGCTAGGTGAACCGGGTAAGCAAAAGAGATGAATTCTGAGGTATAGTACCTTCTTGTCCTTGAGAATCATATGCTGATCAAACACGCAAGTAACAGAACTACATGCTAATCTGCAGCTTTTGGGCTCTGAAATAATGTAGCTAATGGGCTCTATTGGTGTTATAGAGAGGTGGTGGTGTTGGAATGTTGGATGATTGACCACGAAAGAAAGATGTTGACGGTCTCGTCTGTTGAAATGTGTGGCCGAGAAAGAAGGTGTCTGTTGAAGCTTGGGATCTTTGCAGAGAAAGGATGCCATGTGAATGTAAGAGAAAGGTAGCTTCCTTTAAGACATCTTAAAACACTAGGGGTCGCTTGGGCTGCGCCCGGGATTTATTGTTTCAATTTTAATtgtgattatatattttgtatgtttactttaatatacaaatagtataatttattaaaaaaatatttgtagatatataattataaaattattttaattattcattgtttttgTCTTACAAATTGCATATttcaatatccaaatttttctatttttgttatCGGGAAATATATATAAGGGGATGAtcaaaatgaacaaaaattaattacattttAGTTATGGTGTTTGATTGATTGGACTATAGAAATAATGTTTCATTtcacttaaattttttataacttgTGTTTCCAATTAATCTCCAAGTAATATAATGGACCCTCCTCCTTTAAATCTACAACCttacttaatgttttatttcaaaaagCAACGGTTTAAATGTTACAAAATTTTCtacataaaaaaacttacatctaaatcattaaaattacAGACTAAAATATTTCAACAATTTATATATAACCCTTCTAATCGGACCATTGATCTTAATATTCTTTTATCtcacttatataatttttttggttaaatactGTTAAATGGACAAccgattaatattttattatagttttaaaacCATTGGATTCATAACTTTCACGgatgtttaaaattttgtctTTTCGACCCCAATTTATTTTGTTCCACTCTATATCTATTTTGATGTAGTTTCACcatctatatctttatatatatatatatatatatatatatatataaagtgcatatttataaaattaattttgagcAATGACCATAATCGCATCTGTGCTGAGATGGTAGATATCAAGAAGTCTCCCAAGTTGTTTTATTTGTTGTAGCGCAGACGTTTAAAAACTGTTGGGAATAATTTGTTAAGCTAATGTAACGGTGCTAAGTTGTggctgaattttttttaactgctGCTTAGGGATAATAAGCCCAAGAATTAAATGTTACTGCTTGGATGTAGCCTACACAAAACTTAAAGCCAATATTGTTGGCTTAATGTAGGAAAACTCTGttaagcaagaaaaaaaaaactgtgaacATAGCCGGACAGACACTTTAAAGGAGAGACCACAGTAATTCAAACTTTCAAGCTAGTCAATTCTTTGACAGAACATAACCGGAGAGACAACACGTTAGTTCAGTCGAAGTGCGAGGAAATGGTAAGCAACTGACCATGACATCTTTTACGGAAAAAAAACTGATCCCGATATTCCGGTGATCAGTTGAGTTGATCAGACATAATGTTTTTTGTGGAGGCCGTTAAggatttacaaatttaattatcattgaaggtatttttttttcactgaaGGTACTAAACTTCCTTAGATATTGAGATTAGCTAAACTTCCTTAGATACTGGATCATGTTAAGCTCCTTGTGTTCTTGAAAAAAGCTCGTACTTACTTGGAAACCTCGTTTTTATCGGTTTGATCATGAGGATACCATAACGGAGTATGAACCATGTAATAGTGTGATCAACATATATCATATCCAGGATTGTTATCACCTTGGAAGCTGCACTTTAAGCTCTTGCCAAACGCTCTGCCTCTGTATCATACTTTAAAACATGATAACATGCATGCCGCTTTTCGAGAAAGAGTGCATATGTTCTACCACAAGCAGAGCAATCACAGGCTGCATCAGAGAAAATATGATAAATCAAGAGATGGTGAGATAAATGCATATCTATAGGGAATGATTCAGTTTACCAAGAGGCCTTGTATCGTCTTTGAAGTTGGAGTTTAGAATTCTTGAGAATGTTTCTGTGAGAGTAATTTAAAAGCTCTTCTATGAACGTAGGATCACTTTCTCTTAACGCTCTGTGAATGACTATCAACACCTTCATTGCTACCTGTACATACATGTGTTTGCCAAAATGAAAACACATTTAGGATCTTGTTCAGAGGAAACTtagagaggaagaaagaaacTTATAACCCAAGTGCGAGTTTTGGATAATCTCTTTGACAATGCATGAATGTTGTAAGCACCATCTGCTTGTAGTTGTATTACTGATGTCGTCGAGAATATCTCTGCAGAAAGACAACCACATCGTATGTTATTAGTAGTTCTCCATTAAAGTTCTAACATACGTAGGAAAGAAGAGTTACATGCTTTGTGGTTGTGTTCATGCACTGGCAATTTGGATATACGAGTCTGTGCCAGGTTTAGGAGAGATATATGGGCATCGGATAGATGGACCTGAGGTTCCCCTTCTGTCATGGCATGGTTCTCGTCAGCGTATCAACTTCTTAAACTTCTGTGCACAAGAAAAGCAACAACATCAGAAGGTATGAAGAATTTCTTTACAGTTACCTGTCTATTTTTTTCCTACTTAATTAGTATTGTACTTTACAATGCAGGTTCGTGTAAGgcatatgattttaaaaccaatgGAGGATAGATATCCGAAATGGGACGAAGATGAACCACCTGCTGATTTGGATAACATGATAGTTGATATCCTCAATGATCAGCTTAACGTAAAGTTTTGGGAAGTAGTGCCACCTTCCAAGTACCTGAAGGGAAAAACTCATGTCACTGCACCTAGTGTTCCTGATACAGTGGATGAGAGCCCCTCCGCAAAACGAAAGAAGGAGAAACAAACTGCTCCAGAAATGGTATGTATCTAGTGTTATTGAATATGTTCTAGTGTTATTGAATATGTTCCTTTTGTTagtggttaatttttttttttggtttgtgaaTATTGCAGGCAGAATCTCATAGTGATATgcccatcaacaacatcaccatacAAAAGTTTCTTGAATGTGTTAACAACCTGAATGCAAAAGTAGAAACCATGGATGTTAGTGTAGCTGAaaagtaggggtgggcgttcgggtacccgttcgggttcggatcgggtatttcagattttcgggtatttcggtatagaggtttagaacccgttcgggtatttctgtacttcgggtcgggttcgggtatttttagttcggattcggttatttcggatcgggttcggatatttagattttgaaaaaaaaaattaaaattttcatttctcaagtttgttgtatttaaaaatataactttcagttaactaattttttatttttaatagattgaatggttaatagatttggacataacattttaaaactaaaaagacattaatttagttatttttttttttggatgtaactttttgttaatttttgaaataaaaaacttgacatgcattttaagtgagtagcaaatcattttttccataattgtatgtatatcatatgaacttaaagtatgtgtagtatcaatataaatattttatataaaatgagaaatataaactagaaatataaggttaattatacatatgttcggatagcttcggatatccattcgggttcgggtattatctGTTCGGGTTCGGAGATGGAAGTTTCTTCTCTGCTATCCTATCTTCTCTgctattatacatatgttcggatagcttcggatatccattcggattCTATACACACTCAGATGGAAGCTAAAATGGGTTTATTGGAGACTGAGTTAAAGAACGAGATGGCCATATTAAGGGAAGAAATAAATGTTCTTAAAGGGAAAGATGATGAAAAAATTCCTTCAAATGCTGGCAACTCCAAAGTACAAGACGATGATGACACTTGTAGCAACACGATGGTATGTTTACATTGTCAACTAGGGTGTTTTATCTTTTATGCACAAAATActtactgttttttttataCTTGACAGTCATGGAtggttcagacaaaaaaaagttctatTGATGGTTTACCAATACAACGTGTCGttaaaaaggagaagaagaataagaagacgATGCCGGTGAAGGAAGATGTAAAGCCATTGAAAAAAGTCAAGACAGAGAAAGCATTTAGTATCCCAGAGCTGAATGACCAATCCATTTCCACAGATGACTGGGAGAATAATCTAAAATGGGAGAAGAGTGTAAAGTGTAGACAGGTGTTGGAAGCACTTGTTTCAGATGTGGAGCCTAGACGCAGGCGAAAACAGCAGTTGACGAAGACTCAAGTTTGGCCTTTTGTAGGGAATCCAACAGTGAAGCGTATCATAACTGGTGTCTCCAAGGAACCTTATGACCCATTATCTAAGGTGGATCCAGACAGAAAGTATTGGACTTCATTAAGTCTGATTTATAAGTTTCTTCTCTGCTATCCTATCTTGTTCTTTCTTAATAGTCTGGTTTGTAAGTCttattctttgtttttcttctttgtagGGAAAAGGACGAGTCCGGTTTTGCTTACGTAAGCACATAATTTTATGTGAAGTTGATTATACCGAGAGAAGCTTGGCCAACAATTTGTTACGGGTAAGAAGTGGCTTGCAGATGTTGACACTCTCTTCCTCTGTCACCATGTCAACAGTGACCACTGGGTTGCTTTACGCATTGATCTTGTTAAGGAGGTAATACATGTGTACGATAGCATTCCATCTATGGTGACTGATAAGAAGATGCACGAGGAGTGCAGGCCTTTCAGAAAAATGCTTCCGGCTCTGCTCAATAAGATGGTGGATGGGAGAACTAAGCGTGACAAGCAGTTCACCTTTAGCAGATTAGCAATATGTATACGTCCCTGCAGATATCACAGTGTAGTAAATTAGCAAAGCATTCTAAATATCACAGTGAAGTAAATTAGCAAAGCAGTCTCAATATATTACCTCCAACAATTTCTCTACACCACGAGTTAGAGAGGTTTTCATCAACTCGGCGTCATGTTTTCTTGTTGCAAACCAACGTGTCATCATTAAGCAGATTGACTCTAGAAGGTGAACAATTGGCAAGCTTCTAGCACCGGACAAAACTCTGTTTATGGACTCAGCTATGTTACTTGTAGTGAGGTTATATCTATCACCTCTAAAATGAGCTCGTACCCACTTACATACATCAGCACGTTCCAAATATGCATGAAGGTTGCTTGAAATTCAGCCAACCTACACGAGTTGGTAGCTTTTTTGACCAATCCAAACAAATCACGCCCTCTGAACCGTAACAAGATGTTTTTATATAAGTGGTACGTGCAAATTCCTCTGCTTGCCAATGGATAGACCGCCGCAATAGCTTTCCCTATTGACTTGTGTCTAGAGATGTCAAATGGGCTGTCCATGTCCAATGGGCATGTCCAAATGGACAAAGCAGTTTATtggacattattttttttaagtccaAATTGTCCAGACCAAATTGGACCATTCCAAATGGACCTTCCGCGGAGTCCAATTAAAAAATCAGTGTTAACatacaaaaattcatatttaatatattattatgtgtTGTAGAATTCAAAAGCATAGATACGATTTTGGCAGGAAATCTTGATTTACAGTTTTGGAGGAAAatctcgattttacggttttggcgagaaatcttgattttacggttttggcgaaaaatctcgattttacggttttgacaGAAAACTAGATCTaccgttttggcggaaaatcttgattttacggttttggcggaaaaatctCGATTTATggatttggcgggaaaactcgatttacggttttggcgaaaaaacttgaaaattcgattttacggttttggcgagaaaacgttATTTCACGGTTTTAACGGGAAAATATGATTtacggttttgacggaaaacatgatttttacTCAAATACATTAACcctagatattttaaaattttgggccGTCCATGTCCATCTGGTTTTGTCCATTTGGATATGGGTATATTTGGGCCTCGCCCATTTgcacaaaacaaaattatggtCAAATATGGGCATGTCCATATTGGTTTGGACATGGGCTATCCATGGACAGCATGCCCATTTGACATCCCTACTTGTGTCTGTCATAAATTAACGCCAATCCTTCATCATCTGGTATCACACGGCTGAGTTGGCGGAAAAACCATGTCCATGATTCATCATTCTCTGTGTCAACCACAGCAAATGCTATTGGAAAGATCTGGAAATTACCATCATGTGATGTTGCAATCAGAAGCGTTCATTTGTATTTACCTTGCAAAAAAGTTCCATCAACCACCACAACCTTCCTCATAAATGGAAATCCGGTAATGCTAGCGTTGAATGCAAGGAATAAGTACTTAAATCTATTGTTTGCATCAATTTCCAGTCGAGTTAAAGTCCCCGGATTTGCCATTCTAATCATGTGGAGGTAAGTAGGTAGTTCCTCGTATCCACTCTCTGAAGAACCCATTACGAGATCTCTAGCAACTATAAGTGTACGATGAGCTTTCCAGTAATCCATCTGCAATAAAAATAAACAGTAACTAAGTTTAAAAGGAAGTAAAGGTTGGAGAAGAAAGTATATTTGATGCAAAACTGTAGTCAACCTTGATTCTGAAGCTCATGTTCATAGCATTATTAACATGACGTGGCAAAATATATGGATCAACCCCACCAATATAGTCTTTGTACAAGAGTCCAAGAATTTCAGGAGTAGCTTGTCGGGAACGAGATGAACGTTCTGTTACGGAGCAGGTATGTTCATCTACATACACTCGGATTGTAAACTTCGCAGAATTACCTACTGGTGTAGCTCTTAGCTTCCATGTACATCCTTTTAACCAACATTTTATAAACAGCAGTGAACGTGTTGATGCGTGGacatcaaaatcaaactttTGGACAGCTGAACATATCTTCAGACGTGTCTCCAATGCATCTTTCGAATTATAACTCTGTCCTACGTCAAATTTGAATGTGCGCAAATAGGACAGACTCTTTGGAGACTCTCTTTCTTCTGTCTTTAGGGCTCTTGCATATATCATCTTTGTAGAAGATCCATGAACCTCTTCTACATGATCTGGTGGAAGCCCATACGCAGTAAAGTTTTCATCGTCAGATGTTGCTCCATCAGAGTCATCGCAGTAATTGAAACTATCACCTTCTTCATCTGtatcttcttcgtcttcacACAACGGGTCATCTCCTTGTATGGGTTGTTTCTGATCTTCGCCATCTCCTTCCCCAGCACTTTTGTTCGCTTTAAATTCAACACACAGTTGAACGTCCTCAACTTTGTGAAGAGCCAAGAATGCATGAAACTGCCAATCGTTTCCTATTTTCACAGGTGGTATATTGATGCTTTGATTGTGTAGATTCCGCTTTGGAAAAATGTACCTCAGTTCCAAATTGTTTTCTGCAAAATCAACTCCGTAATCTTCAAATATGATTTTCACAAAATCCTCAAATTGAGTGCCCTCATTCGCAGCCACTAATATGCTTTCTCTGTCATTATCCGCTTCAAATAACCACTtagttttctcaactttccaCTTACCAGAGACGAAAATTATGTGTTTCATTATTCTCCAATCAATATGAAATCAAAGATGCCATTGTAAATCACCATGAAAGGGGACCACGTGTTGCTGAATGAAAcgtaaaaagaagaagacgacaAAGACGGTATACCTAATTAGAGAACGTTGTGTAATGACTAGCTTAAACCAAGGTtagaaattgtttaaaccggtggtttaaattaaataaattggaaataaattgatttagaccaattttaaaaattaattaaaaccaaAGTTAATTTAAACTGAAACCTATTTAAACTAAACCGAAATCTATGTGAATTTAACCAGAAATTCGAGTGGATATGTCTGCTATAAGTTGTTTGTCCCAATctagtaattaaaatttaatttaaaagtcTGCCGTCAAAGGTGGCAATTTAAAAAGTCTGccaccaaataaaaataaaagtcgATCAGAAAATTAAATCGGATAAACATATGTgtcataaaaatttatatctatTTCCCATTGAAAGTCAGTCGTACGTAATTTTAAATCGATCTTAAAAATCTAACAATTCTGAAATAAAACtgacaatttttaaaaatcggtGACTTCATGCGACAGACTTAAACATATAAATCTAGTGACAACTTTAAATCGGCCAGATAAAGTAGCCACCTCTAAAATATATGTCGTTACTTAAAAAATCTGCCACCGTTTACATGGCAGATGTTAATATAACGACAGTTTTAATTAACAGATTTATATCCGGAAAGATTTATTTTCCATGAAACAAATCTGCCGTCGacgatttttttcaaaatttaaacgGCACTTTCATAATATTAGATTTGGGCACAACTGTTAATAAAGGTATTTTTgtccataaaaatattgtagtaatttaaaacttttgtgttATACTCTAGTATAATTTGAATCATTTTAGTAAACTTccctataatttttttttttaagaaacagtTTTCTTAAGAGTTGATCAGAAATCAAACGCTTTATCTTTCAGCTCTTTAGGCCTTGCTTTCTTTAGAATCAAGCACATAAAGATAAAGTCTCACTTAAAATCCAAATATAGCAACCGAACTATGCAGTGACTTGAGCGTAATTAAACCAAAGGAACTGTACGTACTTTTTCCAATGTTAAACTCATGCGTGGAGTTTTTTTAGTATTCATAGGCGTTATCGGTGGTATCACACTAGCAGATGAGTGCTCCAGAAATTTTTGATTTCGATAAAAGGGTGTTTGGATCGGTTTAATCAAACACAAAGATCATTTACAAACTTTTAATGATGAGATAAATTCTCATTAAAAGATCCAGAAATAATAACCATAACCAAACGAACTATACATGTTTCCTATCTATGTTTGACTACTTTATTTGCTCTTGTGTTGCATCAGAAGAAAATGTCGGCTAATAATATGAATCTTGATTGACTCCCTTGGTGACAGTTTGATCTTGGATCTCACATCCATGAGAATTGAATATGAGTCCACGAGGATTGGTGTTGTTCCATGGAGAGGTATCTTGATGCCATGAGTCTTCATGATGGTAAATCAGGTTGTTCGGCATTGCCAATCTTGAGAAAGATATATCATCATAAG is a window from the Brassica napus cultivar Da-Ae unplaced genomic scaffold, Da-Ae ScsIHWf_1459;HRSCAF=2050, whole genome shotgun sequence genome containing:
- the LOC125597419 gene encoding uncharacterized protein LOC125597419, whose protein sequence is MKHIIFVSGKWKVEKTKWLFEADNDRESILVAANEGTQFEDFVKIIFEDYGVDFAENNLELRYIFPKRNLHNQSINIPPVKIGNDWQFHAFLALHKVEDVQLCVEFKANKSAGEGDGEDQKQPIQGDDPLCEDEEDTDEEGDSFNYCDDSDGATSDDENFTAYGLPPDHVEEVHGSSTKMIYARALKTEERESPKSLSYLRTFKFDVGQSYNSKDALETRLKICSAVQKFDFDVHASTRSLLFIKCWLKGCTWKLRATPVGNSAKFTIRVYVDEHTCSVTERSSRSRQATPEILGLLYKDYIGGVDPYILPRHVNNAMNMSFRIKMDYWKAHRTLIVARDLVMGSSESGYEELPTYLHMIRMANPGTLTRLEIDANNRFKYLFLAFNASITGFPFMRKVVVVDGTFLQENDESWTWFFRQLSRVIPDDEGLALIYDRHK